A region of Salvelinus alpinus chromosome 6, SLU_Salpinus.1, whole genome shotgun sequence DNA encodes the following proteins:
- the LOC139578978 gene encoding mucin-2-like, translating into MYWKILTAVLCFYAVVPVRVSPTTAAPITTIDALSTTTAANTTTTAAPTTTTAAKTTTTAAPTTTTDAPTTTTDAPTTTTAANTTTTAANTTTTAANTTTTAAKTTTTGAPTTTAADNTTTIADNTTTTAVPTTTTAANTTTTAAPTTTTAANNTTTAAPTTTTAANTTTTAANTTTTAANTTTTAANTTTTGAPTTTVADNTTTIADNTTTTAVPTTTTAANTTTKAVQTTTPAANTITTDAPTTTAADNTTSTAVPTTTTAANTTTTAAPTTTTAVKTTTTAAPTTTTAANNTTTAAPTTTTAANTTTTAANTTTTAANTTTTAANTTTTGAPTTTAADNTTTIADNTTTTAVPTTTTAANTTTTAANTTTTGTPTTTAADNTTTIADNTTTTAVPTTATAANTTTTAAKTTNTAANTITTAANTTTTADNITTTVVHTTTTAANITTTAVHTTTTAANDTTKAANTTTPAAPTTTTADNITTTAAKTITTAVHTTTTAADDTTTAANTTTTAANTTTPTATTTTTAVPTTATADNITTTAAKITTNTAANTSTPAAPTTTTTANTITKAVQTTTPAANTITTDAPTTTAADNTTSTAVPTTTTAANNTTTSANTTTTAANTTTTGAPTTTAADNTASTAVPTTATAANTITTAAKTTNTATNTITTAANTTTTAANITTTVIHTTTPAAPTPTTAANTTITAAPTTTTAVPTTATADNITTTAAKITTTAVHTTTTAANDTTKAANTTTPAALTTTTAATTTATSDNITTTAAKTTTAAVHTTTTAASITTEAANATTPAAPTTTTAANTTTTAANTTTTGAPTTTAADNTTTIAANTTTTAANITTTAVHTTTTAANIKTTAVHTTTTAANDTPKAANTTTQASPTQTTAANTTTTAAPTTTTVVPTTATADNITTTAAKFNTTAVHTTTTAANNTTKAAITTTPAAPTTTTAANTSTTAVPTTATADNITTTAAKTTTAAVHLTTTAASNTTKAANATTPAAPTTTTAANTTTKAANITTTAVHTTTTAANNTTKDANTTTPVAPTTTTAANTTTKAANATTPAATTTTTAANTTTKAANITTTAVHTTTTAANNTTKDANTTTPVAPTTTTAANTTTKAANATTPAATTTTTVANTTTKAANATTPAATTTATAANTTTTAAKNTNTATNTITTAANTTTTAANITTTAANITTTAVHTTTTAANDTPKAANTTTPAAPTPTTAANTTTPAAPTTTTAVPTTATADNITTTAAKITTTAVHTTTAANDTTKAANTTTTAANPTTTGAPTTTAADNTTTIAANTTTTAVLTTATAANTTTTAAKTTNTATNTITTAANTTTTAANITTTAVQTTTTAVNIITTAANITNTAVHTTTTAANDTPTAANTTTPAANTTTTAAKTTTTAAPTTTTAVPTTATADNITTTAPPTTATAANTTTTAAKTTTKAANTTTTAPPKTATAAKTTTTAANTTTTAVPTTATATDTTTTAAKTTATAANTTTTAAKTTTIAGNTTTTTVPTTATAANTTTTAAKTTTTAANTTTIAVRTTATAANTTTTAAKTTTTAANTTTRAANTTTTAAKTTTTAANTTTRAVPTTPTAANTTTTAAKTTTTAANTTTRAANTTTTAANTTTTAAKNTTTAANTTTRAVPTTAKAANTTTTAANTTTTAAKTTTKAANTITTAAKTTSTAANTTNTTVPTTATAANTTTTAAKTTTTAANTTTIAVRTTATAANTTTTAAKTTTTAANTTTRATNTTTTAAKTTTTAANTTIRAVPTTPTAANTTTTAAKTTTTAANTTTRAANTTTTAAKNTTTAANTTTRAVPTTAKAANTTTTAANTTNTAANTTTTAAKTTTTAAKTTTTAANTITTAAKTTSTAVPTTATAANTTTTAAKPTTTAANTITTAANTTTTAAPTTATAAITTTGIATTTTTAANTTTTAVNTTTTAVPTTATAANTTTPAAKITTTAAKTTTTAANTTTTAANTTTRAVPTTATAANTTTTAAKTTTTAANTTTTVAPTTATAAITTTGIATTTTAAANTTTIAVPTTATAANTTTTAAKTTTTTAKTTTTAANTITTAANTITTAANTTTTAVPATATAVPTTATATKTTTTAANTITTAANTTNTAAPTTATAAIATTGIATTTTTAAKTTTTAAKTTTTAANTITTAAKTTSTAVPTTATAANTTTTAAKPTTTAANTITTAANTTTTAAPTTATAAITTTGIATTTTTAANTTTTAVNTTTTAVPTTATAANTTTTAAKITTTAAKTTTTAAKTTTTAANTTTTAANTTTRAVPTTATAANTTTTAAKTTTTAANTTTTVAPTTATAAITTTGIATTTTTAANTTTIADPTTATAANTTTTAAKTTTTTAKTTTTAANTITTAANTITTAANTTTTAVPTTATAVPTTATATKTTTTAANTITTAANTTNTAAPTTATAAIATTGIATTTTAAANTTTTAVNTTTIAVPTTATVANTTTTAAKTTTAAATTTAANTITTVANTTTTAVPTTAANTTSTADKTTTTADKTTTTAANTITTVANTTTTAVPTTAANTTSTADKTTTTADKTTTTAANTITTVANTTTTAVPTTAANTITTGANTTTIAVPTTATAANTTTTAAKTTTTAANTITTAANTTTTAVPTTATAANTTSTAAKTTTTAANTITTAANTTTTAAPTTATAAITTTTAAPTTATVAITTTGIPTTTTTAANTTTTPITATAAKTTTTAAKTTTTAANTTTTAGNTTTTAAKTTITAANTITTAAPTTTTATNTTTTAANTITTAAPTTTTAAPTTTPSPPVVLKLVFSSDEVFSPALTNTFSPLFQSLVTKTIKALEPLFKAHFPNFIRMIVVGFRQGSIITDTQLEFAATNTTANATTPFADAVATTLKAAITNGSLSINISANFNITVLANPTTAAPTTTTAAPLTTTAAPKTTTSARTTTTGAPTTTTAALQTTTAAIAPTTTAAPNVLLLVFSSDEIFTPTLSNNTSQAFRDRATTIKNAIEPFYRKVFRSFIQLVVLRFRRGSIITDCRMEFGLTGNGTAPTANLVKDVLVAAVNSGTIGIRVNASSIVVSVLSSSMSPVVNSVFSSFGMTLVFLLLSAAMHRL; encoded by the exons ATGTATTGGAAGATTTTGACAGCAGTTCTCTGCTTCTATGCAGTTGTCCCTG TCCGAGTGTCTCCAACAACAGCAGCTCCCATCACAACTATAGATGCCCtatcaacaaccacagctgccaacactacaaccacagctgcccccacaacaaccacagctgccaagactacaaccacagctgcccccacaacaaccacagatgcccccacaacaaccacagatgcccccacaacaaccacagctgccaacactacaaccacagctgccaacactacaaccacagctgccaacacTACAACTACAGCTGCCAAAACTACAACCACAGGCGCACCAACAACAACCGCAGCTGACAACACCACAACCATAGCtgacaacaccacaacaacagctgtcccaacaacaaccacagctgccaacactacaaccacagctgcccccacaacaaccacagctgccaacaatacaaccacagctgcccccacaacaaccacagctgccaacactacaaccacagctgccaacactacaaccacagctgccaacactacaaccacagctgccaacacTACAACCACAGGCGCACCAACAACAACCGTAGCTGACAACACCACAACCATAGCtgacaacactacaacaacagctgtcccaacaacaaccacagctgccaacacTACAACCAAAGCTGTCCAAACAACAACCCCAGCTGCCAACACTATAACCACAGACGCACCAACAACAACCGCAGCTGACAACACCACATCAACTGCTGtcccaacaacaaccacagctgccaacactacaaccacagctgcccccacaacaaccacagctgtcaagactacaaccacagctgcccccacaacaaccacagctgccaacaatacaaccacagctgcccccacaacaaccacagctgccaacactacaaccacagctgccaacactacaaccacagctgccaacactacaaccacagctgccaacacTACAACCACAGGCGCACCAACAACAACCGCAGCTGACAACACCACAACCATAGCtgacaacactacaacaacagctgtcccaacaacaaccacagctgccaacactacaaccacagctgccaacacTACAACCACAGGCACACCAACAACAACCGCAGCTGACAACACCACAACCATAGCtgacaacaccacaacaacagctgtcccaacaacagccacagctgccaacactacaaccacagctgccaaaaccacaaacacagctgccaacactataaccacagctgccaacactacaaccacagctgacAACATTACAACCACAGTTGTccacactacaaccacagctgccaacaTTACAACCACAGCTGTccacactacaaccacagctgccaacgATACAACCAAAGCTGCCAACACTACAACAccagctgcccctacgacaaccacagctgacaacatcacaaccacagctgctaAAACCATAACCACAGCTGtccacacaacaaccacagctgccgatgatacaaccacagctgccaacactacaaccacagctgccaacacTACAACCCCAACTgccaccacaacaaccacagctgtccccacaacagccacagctgacaacatcacaaccacagctgctaAAATTACAACAAACACAGCTGCCAACACTTCAACCCCAGCTGCccctacaacaaccacaactgccAACACTATAACCAAAGCTGTCCAAACAACAACCCCAGCTGCCAACACTATAACCACAGACGCACCAACAACAACCGCAGCTGACAACACCACATCAACTGCTGtcccaacaacaaccacagctgccaacaatacaaccacatctgccaacactacaaccacagctgccaacacTACAACCACAGGCGCACCAACAACAACCGCAGCTGACAACACAGCATCAACAGCTGTCCcaacaacagccacagctgcCAACACTATAACCACAGCTGCCAAAACCACAAACACAGCTACCAACACTATTACCACAGCTGccaacactacaaccacagctgccaacaTTACAACCACAGTTATCCACACTACAACCCCAGCTGCCCCAACACcaaccacagctgccaacacTACAATCACAGCTgcccccacaacaaccacagctgtccccacaacagccacagctgacaacatcacaaccacagctgctaAAATTACAACCACAGCTGtccacacaacaaccacagctgccaacgATACAACCAAAGCTGCCAACACTACAACCCCAGCTGCcctcacaacaaccacagctgccaccacaacagcCACATCTGACAAcatcacaaccacagctgctaAAACTACAACCGCAGCTGtccacacaacaaccacagctgccagcATTACAACCGAAGCTGCCAACGCTACAACCCCAGCTgcccccacaacaaccacagctgccaacactacaaccacagctgccaacacTACAACCACAGGCGCACCAACAACAACCGCAGCTGACAACACCACAACCATAGCTGccaacactacaaccacagctgccaacaTTACAACCACAGCTGTccacactacaaccacagctgccaacaTTAAAACCACAGCTGtccacacaacaaccacagctgccaacgATACGCCCAAAGCTGCCAACACTACAACTCAAGCTTCCCCCACACAAACCACAGCTGCcaacacaacaaccacagctgcccccacaacaaccacagtcgtccccacaacagccacagctgacaacatcacaaccacagctgctaaatttaacaccacagctgtccacacaacaaccacagctgccaacaATACAACCAAAGCTGCCATCACTACAACCCCAGCTgcccccacaacaaccacagctgccaacacCTCAACCACAGCTGTCCCCACAACAGCCACAGCTGACAAcatcacaaccacagctgctaAAACTACAACCGCAGCTGTCCActtaacaaccacagctgccagcAATACAACCAAAGCTGCAAACGCTACAACCCCAGCTgcccccacaacaaccacagctgccaacacTACAACCAAAGCTGCAAACATTACAACCACAGCTGtccacacaacaaccacagctgccaacaATACAACCAAAGATGCCAACACTACAACCCCAGTTgcccccacaacaaccacagctgccaacacTACAACCAAAGCTGCCAACGCTACAACcccagctgccaccacaacaaccacagctgccaacacTACAACAAAAGCTGCCAACATTACAACCACAGCTGtccacacaacaaccacagctgccaacaATACAACCAAAGATGCCAACACTACAACCCCAGTTgcccccacaacaaccacagctgccaacacTACAACCAAAGCTGCCAACGCTACAACcccagctgccaccacaacaaccacagttgccaACACTACAACCAAAGCTGCCAACGCTACAACcccagctgccaccacaacagccacagctgccaacactacaaccacagctgccaaaaACACAAACACAGCTACCAACACTATCACCACAGCTGccaacactacaaccacagctgccaacattacaaccacagctgccaacaTTACAACCACAGCTGtccacacaacaaccacagctgctaaCGATACACCCAAAGCTGCCAACACTACAACCCCAGCTGCCCCCACACcaaccacagctgccaacacTACAACCCCAGCTgcccccacaacaaccacagctgtccccacaacagccacagctgacaacatcacaaccacagctgctaAAATTACAACCACAGCTGTCcacacaaccacagctgccaatGATACAACCAAAGCTGccaacactacaaccacagctgccaaccCTACAACCACAGGTGCACCAACAACAACCGCAGCTGACAACACCACAACCATAGCTGccaacaccacaacaacagctGTCCTAACAACAGCCACAGCTGccaacactacaaccacagctgccaaaaCCACAAACACAGCTACCAACACTATTACCACAGCTGcaaacactacaaccacagctgccaacaTTACAACCACAGCTGTCcaaactacaaccacagctgtcaACATTATAACCACAGCTGCCAACATTACAAACACAGCTGtccacacaacaaccacagctgccaacgACACACCCACAGCTGCCAACACTACAACCCCAGCtgccaacactacaacaacagctGCAAAAACCACAACCACAGCCGccccaacaacaaccacagctgtccCCACAACAGCCACAGCTGACAACATCACAACCACAGCTCCCCCGACAACAGCCACAGCTGccaacactacaaccacagctgccaaaaCCACAACCAAAGCTGccaacactacaaccacagctccACCGAAAACAGCCACAGCTGCCAaaaccacaaccacagctgccaacactacaaccacagctgtccCCACAACAGCCACAGCTACcgacactacaaccacagctgccaaaaCCACAGCCACAGCTGcaaacactacaaccacagctgctaaAACCACAACCATAGCTGGCAACACTACAACCACAACTGTCCCCACAACAGCCACAGCtgccaacactacaacaacagctGCAAaaaccacaaccacagctgccaacacTACAACCATAGCTGTCCGCACAACAGCCACAGCTGccaacactacaaccacagctgccaaaaccacaaccacagctgccaacacTACAACCAGAGCTGCcaacacaacaaccacagctgccaaaaccacaaccacagctgccaacacTACAACCAGAGCTGTCCCCACAACACCCACAGCTGccaacactacaaccacagctgccaaaaccacaaccacagctgccaacacTACAACCAGAGCTGCcaacacaacaaccacagctgccaacacaacaaccacagctgccaaaaACACAACCACAGCGGCCAACACTACAACCAGAGCTGTCCCCACAACAGCCAAAGCTGccaacactacaaccacagctgccaacactacaaccacagctgccaaaaCCACAACCAAAGCTGCCAACACTATCACCACAGCTGCCAAAACTACATCCACAGCTGCCAACACTACAAACACAACTGTCCCCACAACAGCCACAGCtgccaacactacaacaacagctGCAAaaaccacaaccacagctgccaacacTACAACCATAGCTGTCCGCACAACAGCCACAGCTGccaacactacaaccacagctgccaaaaccacaaccacagctgccaacacTACAACCAGAGCTACcaacacaacaaccacagctgccaaaaccacaaccacagctgccaacacTACAATCAGAGCTGTCCCCACAACACCCACAGCTGccaacactacaaccacagctgccaaaaccacaaccacagctgccaacacTACAACCAGAGCTGCcaacacaacaaccacagctgccaaaaacacaaccacagctgccaacacTACAACCAGAGCTGTCCCCACAACAGCCAAAGCTGccaacactacaaccacagctgccaacactacaaacacagctgccaacactacaaccacagctgccaaaaccacaaccacagctgccaaaaccacaaccacagctgccaacacTATCACCACAGCTGCCAAAACTACATCCACAGCTGTCCCCACAACAGCCACAGCTGccaacactacaaccacagctgccaaacCCACAACTACAGCTGCCAACACAATCACCACAGCTGCtaacactacaaccacagctgcccccacAACAGCCACAGCTGCCATCACTACAACTGgaattgcaacaacaacaaccacagctgccaacactacaaccacagctgtcaacactacaaccacagctgtccccacaacagccacagctgccaacactacaaccccagctgccaaaattacaaccacagctgccaaaaccacaaccacagctgccaacactacaaccacagctgccaacacTACAACCAGAGCTGTCCCCACAACAGCCACAGCTGccaacactacaaccacagctgccaaaaccacaaccacagctgccaacacTACAACCACAGTTGCCCCCACAACAGCCACAGCTGCCATCACTACAACTGgaattgcaacaacaacaaccgcAGCTGCCAACACTACAACCATAGCTGTCCCCACAACAGCCACAGCTGccaacactacaaccacagctgccaaaaccacaaccacaactgccaaaaccacaaccacagctgccaacactatcaccacagctgccaacactatcaccacagctgccaacactacaaccacagctgtccCCGCAACAGCCACAGCTGTCCCCACAACAGCCACAGCTACCAAAACCACAACAACCGCTGCCAACACTATCACCACAGCTGCCAACACTACAAACACAGCTGCCCCCACAACAGCCACAGCTGCCATCGCTACAACTGgaattgcaacaacaacaaccacagctgccaaaaccacaaccacagctgccaaaaccacaaccacagctgccaacacTATCACCACAGCTGCCAAAACTACATCCACAGCTGTCCCCACAACAGCCACAGCTGccaacactacaaccacagctgccaaacCCACAACTACAGCTGCCAACACAATCACCACAGCTGCtaacactacaaccacagctgcccctACAACAGCCACAGCTGCCATCACTACAACTGgaattgcaacaacaacaaccacagctgccaacactacaaccacagctgtcaacactacaaccacagctgtccccacaacagccacagctgccaacactacaaccacagctgccaaaattacaaccacagctgccaaaaccacaaccacagctgccaaaaccacaaccacagctgccaacactacaaccacagctgccaacacTACAACCAGAGCTGTCCCCACAACAGCCACAGCTGccaacactacaaccacagctgccaaaaccacaaccacagctgccaacacTACAACCACAGTTGCCCCCACAACAGCCACAGCTGCCATCACTACAACTGgaattgcaacaacaacaaccacagctgccaacacTACAACCATAGCTGACCCCACAACAGCCACAGCTGccaacactacaaccacagctgccaaaaccacaaccacaactgccaaaaccacaaccacagctgccaacactatcaccacagctgccaacactatcaccacagctgccaacactacaaccacagctgtccccacaacagccacagctgtccccacaacagccacagctaccaaaacaacaacaaccgcTGCCAACACTATCACCACAGCTGCCAACACTACAAACACAGCTGCCCCCACAACAGCCACAGCTGCCATCGCTACAACTGgaattgcaacaacaacaaccgcagctgccaacactacaaccacagctgtcaACACTACAACCATAGCTGTCCCCACAACAGCCACAGTTGccaacactacaaccacagctgccaaaaCCACAACCGCAGCTgccacaaccacagctgccaacacTATCACCACAGTTGccaacactacaaccacagctgtccCCACAACAGCCGCCAACACTACAAGCACAGCTGACAAAACCACAACCACAGCTGACAaaaccacaaccacagctgccaacacTATCACCACAGTTGccaacactacaaccacagctgtccCCACAACAGCCGCCAACACTACAAGCACAGCTGACAAAACCACAACCACAGCTGACAaaaccacaaccacagctgccaacacTATCACCACAGTTGccaacactacaaccacagctgtccCCACCACAGCTGCCAACACTATCACCACAGGTGCTAACACTACAACCATAGCTGTCCCCACAACAGCCACAGCTGCCAACACTACTACCACAGCTGCCAaaaccacaaccacagctgccaacactatcaccacagctgccaacactacaaccacagctgtccCCACAACAGCCACAGCTGCCAACACTACAAGCACAGCTGCCAaaaccacaaccacagctgccaacactatcaccacagctgccaacactacaaccacagctgcccccacaacagccacagctgccatcactacaaccacagctgcccccacAACAGCCACAGTTGCCATCACTACAACTGGAattccaacaacaacaaccacagctgccaacacTACAACCACCCCCATAACAGCCACAGCTGCCaaaactacaaccacagctgccaaaaCCACAACTACAGCTGccaacactacaaccacagctggcaacactacaaccacagctgccaaaaCCACAATCACAGCTGCCAACACTATCACCACAGCTgcccccacaacaaccacagctaccaataccacaaccacagctgccaacactatcaccacagctgcccccacaacaaccacagccgcTCCAACTACAACGCCCTCGCCTCCAGTTGTTTTGAAGCTGGTATTCAGCTCAGATGAGGTTTTCAGTCCTGCTCTGACAAATACCTTTTCACCATTGTTCCAGAGTCTGGTAACTAAGACAATTAAAGCG ctTGAGCCTCTGTTTAAGGCACATTTCCCAAACTTCATAAGAATGATTGTGGTGGGTTTCAG GCAAGGTTCCATCATCACAGACACCCAGCTGGAGTTTGCTGCCACTAACACAACTGCTAATGCTACAACACCTTTTGCTGATGCAGTGGCTACTACTCTGAAGGCTGCGATCACCAATGGAAGTTTGAGCATTAACATCTCAGCCAATTTCAATATTACTG TCCTAGCTAATCCAACCACcgcagctcccacaacaaccacagctgccccaTTAactaccacagctgctcccaaAACCACCACAAGCGCACGAACAACAACCACAGGTGCACCAACAACAACTACAGCTGCCCTAcaaacaaccacagctgccattGCCCCGACAACCACCGCAGCCCCAAACGTTTTGCTTCTAGTGTTCAGTTCAGATGAGATTTTTACCCCTACTCTCTCAAACAACACCTCACAAGCCTTCCGGGATCGGGCTACTACTATAAAAAACGCG ATTGAGCCCTTCTATCGCAAAGTCTTTAGAAGTTTCATTCAGCTTGTTGTGTTGCGTTTCAG ACGTGGTTCCATCATCACAGACTGCAGAATGGAGTTTGGACTTACTGGTAACGGGACTGCACCCACTGCTAATTTGGTGAAAGATGTTCTGGTGGCTGCAGTCAACAGCGGGACTATAGGTATCCGTGTCAATGCCAGCTCCATCGTTGTCAGCG TTCTAAGCTCATCCATGTCGCCAGTGGTGAACAGTGTGTTTTCCTCTTTTGGAATGACGCTGGTTTTCCTGCTGCTGTCTGCTGCAAtgcatagactttaa